Proteins found in one Pagrus major chromosome 20, Pma_NU_1.0 genomic segment:
- the nploc4 gene encoding nuclear protein localization protein 4 homolog: protein MADNIIIRVQSPDGMKKIPSTKRETAAAFLKKVAKEFGFNSNGFSVYLNRNKTGEILSQNKTMSLLKIKHGDMLYLFPSGAPSSSGEVMDTATPHSSSSLPSISSSSSSSSSSSSMIPRSHSAPQVQEDEIDQYLAKQDGKIYRNKDPQLCRHSALGKCVHCVPLEPFDEDYLNHLDPPVKHMSFHAYIRKLTGGADKGKFAALENISCKIKSGCEGHPPWPEGICTKCQPSAITLNRQKYRHVDNIMFENHTIADRFLDFWRKTGSQRMGYLYGRYTEHKDIPLGIRAEVAAIYEPPQNATQNSLELVDDPKAAAVDEIAAKLGLCKVGWIFTDLLSEDTRIGTVRYTRNGDSYYLSAEECITAGYFQNLHSNPCRLSRDGHFGSKFVTVVATGGPDNQVHFEGYQVSNQCMALVRDECLLPSKDAPELGFAKESSPEQYVPDVFFKDKDKFGNDVTFLARPLPVEYLIIDITTTFPKDPQYTFCSTQRFPIENRDILGEIQNFHSLATYLSQCTSTAFLDIVSDFHLLLFLVTNEVMPLRDSIGLLLDAVRTSNEDLAQTWKKSEQWATIEQLCSTVGGQPSSSLGYGAMGGPSAPASSSAMWSCLHCTFMNQPGTEHCEMCSLPRS from the exons ATGGCAGATAATATT atcaTCAGGGTACAATCCCCAGATGGGATGAAGAAAATTCCCTCTACCAAGAGGGAGACCgctgctgcttttttaaagAAG GTAGCCAAAGAGTTTGGGTTTAATTCCAATGGGTTTTCTGTTTACCTGAACCGCAACAAGACCGGAGAGATCCTTTCCCAGAACAAAACTATGAGCCTGCTTAAGATCAA GCATGGCGACATGCTGTATCTGTTCCCTTCAGGagctccttcctcctctgggGAGGTGATGGACACGGCCACTCCGCACTCATCTTCATCACTACCATCCAtctcatcttcttcatcttcttcttcttcttcatcctccatGATCCCTCGGTCCCACTCAGCACCCCAGGTCCAGGAGGATGAGATTGATCAGTATCTGGCCAAGCAAGACGGCAAAATCTACAGGAACAAAGACCCACAGCT atgtcGCCATAGTGCCCTTGGAAAATGTGTGCACTGTGTACCATTAGAG cCTTTTGACGAAGACTACCTGAATCACCTCGACCCACCAGTGAAGCACATGTCATTCCACGCATACATTCGCAAGCTGACTGGTGGAGCTGATAA AGGGAAGTTTGCAGCTTTGGAGAACATCAGCTGTAAGATCAAGTCGGGCTGCGAGGGCCACCCTCCCTGGCCGGAGGGGATCTGCACCAAGTGTCAGCCCAGTGCCATCACACTCAACAGACAG AAATACAGACACGTGGACAACATTATGTTTGAGAACCACACGATTGCTGACCGCTTCCTGGACTTCTGGAGGAAGACGGGCAGTCAGAGGATGGGATACTTGTACGGCAGGTACACTGAGCACAAAGACATCCCTCTGGGCATCAGAGCTGAGGTGGCTGCCATCTACGAGCCGCCGCAG AATGCCACTCAGAACAGCCTTGAACTGGTGGATGATCCTAAAGCTGCAGCTGTGGATGAAATCGCTGCTAAACTAGGCCTCTGCAAG GTGGGCTGGATCTTCACTGACCTGCTCTCTGAAGACACGAGGATAGGCACTGTCCGCTACACAAGAAACGGG GACTCTTACTACCTGAGCGCAGAGGAGTGCATCACAGCTGGATACTTCCAGAATCTTCATTCAAACCCTTGCAGACTCTCTCGAGACGGCCATTTTGGCTCAAAATTTGTGACAGTGGTGGCGACAG GTGGTCCAGATAACCAGGTGCACTTTGAAGGATATCAGGTGTCCAATCAGTGCATGGCTTTGGTGAGAGACGAGTGCCTACTGCCCAGCAAAGATGCTCCTGAGCTCGGCTTCGCTAAAGAGTCCAGCCCTGAGCAGTACGTACCAGACGTCTTCTTCAAG gacaaagacaaatTTGGAAATGATGTCACATTTCTCGCCCGGCCTCTCCCTGTGGAGTACCTCATCATAGAT ATAACTACCACTTTTCCAAAGGACCCCCAGTATACCTTCTGCTCCACACAACGCTTCCCTATTGAGAACCGTGATATCCTGGGAGAGATACAA aattTCCACAGTTTAGCGACATACCTGTCCCAGTGCACCTCCACGGCATTCCTGGACATCGTGTCAGACTTCcatctgctcctcttcctcgttACCAATGAAGTCATGCCTCTGAGA gACAGCATTGGGCTGCTACTAGATGCAGTGAGGACTTCTAATGAGGATCTGGCACAGACCTGGAAGAAGTCCGAGCAGTGGGCCACCATCGAGCAGCTGTGCA GTACAGTTGGCGGGCAGCCCTCCAGCTCTCTGGGTTACGGGGCCATGGGCGGCCCCTCAGCGCCCGCCTCCTCCTCAGCCATGTGGTCCTGCCTCCACTGCACCTTCATGAATCAGCCCGGCACAGAGCACTGTGAAATGTGCAGCCTGCCCCGCAGTTAA